Proteins from a genomic interval of bacterium:
- the mraY gene encoding phospho-N-acetylmuramoyl-pentapeptide-transferase: MFLKFLDTLVNLFSGFNVVQYITFRSAFSAVTAFLLAVFLTPVLIRKLKSKNIVDMNAREYCSTLNALHKDKHGTPTMGGIIIVLSFLVSILFWGDLQNPYIWLVIISMLVMGALGFVDDILKIKNKSSKALSIRSKLIVQILLGLAVGTYLYIYPTHPVYGTYLQFPFFKNLIFDMGIYYIPFAVCIILATSNAVNVTDGLDGLAVGSLMICIGAYAVISYLTGHIEFANYLQILPIAGSGELAVCSTALVGASLAFLWFNTKPAQIFMGDVGSLPLGTAIGVVALITKQE; the protein is encoded by the coding sequence ATTTTTAGATACACTTGTAAATTTATTTTCGGGTTTTAATGTAGTCCAGTATATTACTTTTAGGAGCGCTTTTTCAGCAGTTACAGCTTTTTTGCTTGCGGTGTTCTTAACACCCGTTTTAATTAGAAAATTAAAAAGCAAGAATATTGTGGATATGAACGCGCGGGAATACTGCTCTACTCTCAACGCTTTACATAAAGATAAACATGGCACGCCGACTATGGGCGGAATTATCATTGTTTTATCTTTTCTGGTTTCTATTTTGTTCTGGGGGGATTTGCAAAATCCTTATATCTGGCTTGTCATTATTTCAATGTTGGTAATGGGGGCATTGGGATTTGTTGACGATATTTTGAAAATAAAAAACAAAAGCAGTAAAGCTCTATCTATAAGAAGCAAACTAATAGTTCAAATTTTACTCGGACTTGCGGTTGGGACATATCTTTATATTTATCCCACCCATCCTGTTTACGGAACTTACTTACAGTTTCCATTTTTCAAAAATTTAATCTTTGATATGGGAATATATTATATCCCGTTTGCTGTATGTATAATTTTAGCAACATCAAATGCGGTGAATGTAACAGACGGCTTGGATGGATTGGCGGTAGGTTCTCTTATGATATGTATAGGCGCATATGCAGTTATATCGTATTTGACAGGACATATCGAGTTTGCCAATTATTTACAGATTCTCCCGATTGCAGGAAGCGGAGAATTGGCAGTTTGTTCTACTGCTTTGGTTGGCGCTTCTCTGGCATTTTTATGGTTTAACACAAAACCTGCCCAAATTTTTATGGGTGATGTCGGGTCATTACCGTTGGGTACGGCTATCGGCGTAGTAGCCTTAATAACTAAACAGGAAT